The Asterias rubens chromosome 1, eAstRub1.3, whole genome shotgun sequence genome segment CCTGAAATACAGCGTGCTCCTTTGGGAAACAAAGGCTACCTTATGGACACTTAATGGGGAACTACTGTATACAATGGATTCATGACTAgggtaaaggcccggtcacacaagccacgagaacgagaacgaaaacgagaacgataaaatgcacgctcgcgattggttgaattgttccacgcagaatacgcccacgctcattcaaccaatcgagggtgtgcatttttatcgttatcgttttcattctcgttatcggggcctgtgtgaccgggcctttacacaTTGGAACATTTGTGAAAGGCTTTTCCTGTATATTGAATGTGCTACCCTGAAATACAGCGAAACACAGGGTACCTTTTGGACACTTATTGGGGAACTACTGTATACAATGGATTCATGACGAGGGTTACAACTTGGGATATTTGTGAAAGGCTTTTCCTGATTTACGACAAAGCCACCTTGAATGAACGGGATACAGTCGGGTAACTTGAGGCTCCTTGCAGTATATAAGAGAGACTGCATACATGGGGTAACAATGGGGTCCTAGCCAATGAAGACGGAGATTTAAAACGGGGTACAGTGCTGTAGATAACGAGTACTTGCAAAATAAGAGAGTTTATATGACTGTCGTCATAGTCAAGTTTTCTTGCTTCCTGTTTTTTAGGGTTCAGGCTAAAGCATATCACAGAACTGCTAAGCAGAGTAGACCTTTTGAATATAACACCACAAGCTAAAAACGGCACCCTCAGTGAGGTCAAATAAACACCTATCATTTGCATTGTTTGACCTTGTCTATGGCATCCTTTGCAAGATGTGTGTTGCTCAACCACATGATGtgcacagaaacaaaataaaagcaatATTGTCAGAAGCAAAAAACACATTCCACAATATTGTTGGTGTGTCCTACATGCATGTGATATTGGAAGGTAAATTTGTCCATGCTTGGCTAAATGTTTGTGTTAAACTGCTGTATGAAATGGTCAGATCTTAAATGTACATTCCAACTGTCATGATGTAAATACAATCAATAACAGATATTCATGATGCAATATAGCGTCCTTGTGCCTATAATTATAATGCATTCATAAAAATTTTACTTCCAAACAAAGAGTAAATTTTTGTCAACTCTTGGTTGccataattaatttttttaaaatccgTCCGGCAAATTAAAACTTTCTCCACCTGCTTTTCTATTTAATaagaagttattttcatttAGCTGTGTacatttgtcaatattttgagCCTTTGCTATACAATATGATTGACGTATTTGCCTTAGAATAATAAAGACAATGGTGGCCTTGTACATTGTAAAGTtataattttattgtttatctATCAGTTTTGATATtgtgttatgctaataaatatctGGTGTTATAAGTCAAAAATAAAGTTCCACCGTTTTTTATCgaatttaattttttcttttgttggttATTTTGTACTGGTATGCCTTGATTTCATCAATGTATGGAAAAACTGTCTGCGTCTGTGTGTTTTCTATGATTGCCGGCTTGGAATTTCATGGCCATGGCCATGGCCTGTTGCCCCTAATctttgcattggtgccctttaaaaagtTTCAAATAGACTATTGAAGATTTTCTAAGGGAAGTGCActtagcaaaatgaaaatggtctaaCCCTAAAGTTGAAATTCCAGGGCTGTGATTGAAAAGTGACCTTTAAATTATCTTCTCCGACATACTGCTATTGTTTCACATAGCATTTCAAATTCGAGGCAGGCCTCTAAATTAAGAATGAGACTTGGTGCATTGATTCAGTCACCCTTCATAAATCTGTTATAAACCAAAGCTTAGGTTTGGGCTGCAGCTTGGACACTGGCCACCTGTTTTGAAGCCCCCTACAGTAAgtgtatatttttaaaataaatgatggAACCCAGCAAGCCTCTCAGAATCACACATCAAGTAGCCTGGTTCACTTTCTTTATTTGCAGTGTAATGACACATACCAATGCTAGAATTCCTCAGTTTCATTGGGCAACACATCTCCTGTGCACCTTACACACGCTCTCATGGTCATCTTAGGCCATTTCTGAATAGATGGTTACAGAGCTACGATTACGGCTGGATCATAGTGTCATCATAACCCAATTTTATAAACCTGTTTTAATAGCAAAAAATACTGCATaacatttctttgctaagcaaaaaaagagtggaacaccagtcacaacgatgtagttttggctggtaaccagtttctgtttaagcaatacttttctgtgcttagcaagtttttgtgcttacagcttttttttttaattgggccCATGTGTGTTTAGGTATAGAACGTCTCAAACAAACAGCAACGGTAATAGCCGCGGCCACCAATTCAGAAATGGCCTTATCTTTGAGCACGCTACCCACTGTGTATGAATTGCGTATGCACACACACGTGCTAGAAAATGTATCATTGTGGAGAACCATCAAAGGCACAATGAAGATACCAAGcaaaaggtcaaaggtgaaagtcCATTGATCCCAGGTAGTTCCAGGATGGTTTGGAGGGTTGGTATCTGACATCATTCACAAGCAGCAATATGATATCATCAGGGCCTAAATTCATGATACTGCCTACCACAgatattttgagatatggttgaTACTATAGAATGCACTGTTGGGTTTGGGTGtttacagacaaatttaacCCAGACCGGCCTACAGAGTTATAGTATAGTGTCCACATACCTCGAAATGGCTTATTAATGCTTACGCAGCCCTGTCAAAACACATGAATCTATTAGCCATATGTGCAGGAgtccacagtaagcagagcaatAAAGTTGTTCATTTTCGAGCTGACGTCTAAAACCTTTCAAACACCCGACTCATTGGGTAAAAGGTACAGAGTGCCAAAGGTCAAGTACCCTGTATGTCCAGGCATCTCTTTCCAAGGTACTGCACACTTGATTGGGTAGTGTAACTTGTTCTCTTTCTTCTCACTCTCACAAAGTCTTGGTTTCTTGGCTTCAGATGCCTCAAAGCTTACATCCGCTCCATCAGGATCCGTCTCGCTCTTTTCCTGCGTTTCACCACAATCCGTCGAAGCACCTTGTCGGTCTCCCGATTTTGTATCGTTTAAAGAACCTGCATCTTTTGCTACAGCATCCTGGGCTAGTTGGCTCGTGCTCTCGGCACCAGGCTTCTTCCCTAGAGTAGGGTAGGGGAGAACGACGGTACGATTTTCGTAGTTCCTCTGCAGACATTCAAACGTTGACACGTCTGTAAACCCCAATGACCTCAGATCTTCACTGGTCCTCTGTACCTGCTCAATACAGGGTGAGAACGAGCAGATTTTACCTCCTGTCAGATACGgataatatattaataataatatttagcgCATAATAATTCATACTTagttctctaagcgctttacaaaagAGTAATTATACCTAACAATCTACAACAATTTTATACAATAAGGAAATGTTATATATAAGATGTCATAAATTTATTAGATATTAAATTTACATCGggtcggggataaagaatattaattttggattaccccttacactgatgtatgttagcactgtatactcagtactttccccagttctgtgaaaacatcACACAGTTCGGATTCAAACCCGTGTCTGCGATTTATTTTCTTCCAAACTCACACCCTCATGGCTGAACCACCAAAACGAAAAGGAGTCCAGTGCACTGGGCCACTCTGTCATAGCACGCCTTAAAATAGCTatggttggaaaaaaaaatccttaaatGTTGTTCCTGCTCAACTTGTCATtttaggaaacttttgaaagcatgcaaaatccatacaaatgtgtataataatgaaaaattCATAGaaacatgtacaaataacaAATTGAAAGGCGATGggattctttagaaaaaaaaaacagggcagCATGTTCCTATGAAAGTAACTCACCGCTGGTCTTGAGTATTTTCCGTGCATGTGGTAAAGCACGCCAGGGACACGGCAGATCCAAAAAGACGGCATCAACAGAAAGGTCAATACCAAACCCATTCTGTAGAGAAAAAAGACAATTCCACatttcaatttaatttcaagTCCGAGCTGAGTGAGGAAAGCTCAAATAGGAACTTGagtcaacaacaaataaaataagccTACATAAATTATGATTTAAGAAAATACAGCACACAAAATGAAGCATGTCTTTGCTTATTTTACATCTCCTTTGACATGAGCAACATATTTCAATTGACTCAACCCTCTTCATTCAATTTACAATctgaatttcaattcaacatttatttctatGACGTCAGTGAAAAGGAAGGAAAAATAAACATATATATAGAGGAAATATTTGAAACAAAGCTAATCAAGAAATAATTGatgaaaccaaacaaataaatgatttaGAGCAAACAGTAATTGCTCCATACAGTACACAATGTCATTTTGAACGATAGACGAATTATGCTAGCCtaaaatataataacaaatggtGCACTACACAGTGAACAGTTCCGTGCACAGTTACACCAAAACATACACAACTCACATGtgagtaaaataaaatcaaatggCAGGTCAACTAGCTGGAAAATAAAGATGGATTTTCAAGATGACAGTTACCCCTACCACCTAAAGTTTCAACTCCTAACAACGGAACCACTCTCACCTCTAAAACATCTCGATGAGTGACAGTGACTAGATGTGAGATACCATGATCCTTGAAGTCCTCCCGGGCCTTCTCAGCTCTCTGTTCATGAAACTCAAACGTATGCAAGTGACCGTCCGGTGCAATGGTCCTAGCAAAGGCATGCGAGACTGAACCACTCCCTGTACCTGTTTGGAAAGTACACGTAGGAATACCAGAGTCATatacctgcagccgatttcacgaaaccctaggattaatcctatcggGAGTTAGGATGAGacactcgtccttacttaggattaatcttaaggtttgcatgctacagtgcaatcgtaagttaggaagaatttgGTAAAGTCGATGGCTGGACATTTGACAGCAACTTTGTATGTATTTCCTTCACATGTGAggtgtcttggccgagcggtctagagCACCGGATTTAAGCTCTGTTGTTAATGATCAggggagtgtgggttcgagtaccggtcatggcacttgtgtccttgagcaaaaaaCTTTATCATTATTGCTatggtccagtgtgttgtgtaacccaGTTGTACTCATCacgtagccttgctcaaggcagtcgcattattggctccgaaaagacgccgctgtaaacccactcgtataccctgtgcgtggtgcgtgcgatcacaccgcatgacccactcgtacacactgtcacatcgtacgactactgtgcacacaagtcatccgcactcgtaccactaaccgcatgcggaggccgtcaggc includes the following:
- the LOC117288900 gene encoding tRNA (adenine(58)-N(1))-methyltransferase catalytic subunit TRMT61A-like — encoded protein: MGFVGYTDVIAEGDTAIVYLGYNAMMHLKLCHGALTQTKRGGLRHSDIIGKKYGCRISTLSDKGYVYLLQPTPELWTLNLRHRTQILYFADISFITLQLELKPGSVVVESGTGSGSVSHAFARTIAPDGHLHTFEFHEQRAEKAREDFKDHGISHLVTVTHRDVLENGFGIDLSVDAVFLDLPCPWRALPHARKILKTSGGKICSFSPCIEQVQRTSEDLRSLGFTDVSTFECLQRNYENRTVVLPYPTLGKKPGAESTSQLAQDAVAKDAGSLNDTKSGDRQGASTDCGETQEKSETDPDGADVSFEASEAKKPRLCESEKKENKLHYPIKCAVPWKEMPGHTGYLTFGTLYLLPNESGV